In the genome of Nakaseomyces glabratus chromosome K, complete sequence, the window GTTAGCTTGAATCTTTCAGTATGGACAATTTCTCAACTAAACCTTAAGAATTTGAAGTCTGGAACAATGATTCTACTAGTGTTGTTCTTCTATGACATTTACTTCGTGTTTTACAATGACGTGATGGTTACTGTAGCCACCCAATTGGAGTTACCATTTAAACTTTCAATTCCAGTCAAATTCAATCCTGCCAGTAAAAAGTTTGATTTTTCATTCCTTGGGCTTGGCGATATGATCATCCCTGGCATGTTTATTGCAATGTGTTATAAGTTTGATATCTGGAAATGGCATCTAAAAAATGTCGACCGTGAATTTCATCTCTTGAATTGGGGGTACATCGGCACATATTTCAAAGTTGCCTTGATATCTTATGCATTGTCTATGGTTACCTGTATGCTTTGCTTAAACATATTCAATGTTGCACAACCTGCATTACTTTACATCGTCCCATTTTTGTTAATATCGATAAGTGTCGTAGCTAAATTCAACAATGATTTTAAGGATATGTGGAATTTACAATTTGATGTCATTGAGatagatgatgaaaaacTAAGTTCTGGTCGTTTGGAGAAGGAGGACCAACTGACCTACTCTGAATTATTAGAATCCGATTATATTGAAGATTCTGACACAGATGTTAATTCTGACTTCACACCTGAATCAGATGACGATTTGAGCTTatctgatgatgatgacgagGCGGAAGATTAGAACTTGACAATTTGAATAAGCATTCTTGAGGCATATAACACACACCGCGCATTTATTCTTACAAGTTtactattaatattatagtatttattatgaattcggcataaataataattaagTACGATAGtaactaatattttatttcgGGTTTGACTCTATGTTCCTTTCTGCAGACTTGATCAAATTCTCAATGTTAGCATTAAACCTCTGGAACAAATCTGTTGTCTCTTTAGAATTAATCttacctttctttttgactGTAATGATTGTGTTTTGATGAGGGAAACCGGAATTAAAGATCTTAATCttgaattcaaaatttcCTTTAACAAATTTACAATCATATTCAACTTTCTCACGATCTCCTTTCTTATCCAAAGTACGGAGTTGATAATCGATACCATTATTTCCAAATTCTTTCACCGTTATCATATGgacttcttcaaaagtCATTTTTGTAGAGTGCTCTCTAATCAGTTTTGTATGCCCGCTTCCTCCCGTTGTCTTGAAACCGTGTATTAGCTTTGAGAACCAACTTGGTTTCGTAGTCTTTTGTACAGCCTTCTCTTGCGATTCGGTAGGTTTTCTCActtgttgttctttttgttcCTGTTGATGCACCTGTGCTATTTCCTTCTTACTTTTGCTCTCATAAGGGATCCTTAAATGGTCGTTCTCATCTGCTTCAGCAGCAGATATAATTTCCTTCTCGAAAATGGTAGAGGCCTTCTGAACCTTCACTTTGATTGGGGAATCGTTTGGAATCTCTATAACTTTTGAACTTTTATTGCTTTGATCACTTGTAATATTCTGTTGTGCTTCATAATCATCAAAAAGCATCGTGACTCTATTTTTTGGACTTGTAGGTGTTAATTTACTGGCATTTTCTTCCTCAACTTGGTCCAATACCTTCACAGATTTGTTGTTTCCGTTTTCCTCTGCATCCTTAAACATTGAAATCATGCTTTGTGATAATGCAATCGAATCGGTATTCCGTCCTGTTTGAGTTAATGAAGAGAATCTTTTCTGCACTTGATGTTGAGGCTTTTCCGGCGTCAACTTGAACCTAGAGATCAGCTCTTCAGTAGTCTCTCTTGGCATAGTATTTGAATTGGACACATTATTCCCATACAAACTAACACGCACATCTGCAGCTGGTGTAATTATATTAGATGCATTTAGCGTTTCAATAGAAACGGCTTTCCTTTGTACTTTTGGTATAGAATCCGATTCAGAAGAGGATGTTTGCAATGACGTGGAATCCGATGGAGGATCTTCGAATATATTGACTGCACTTTTTATGGaagttttattttcatcagtGTGAAAAAGCTCTGTTTCATTGTTATCATTAGATAACATGAATATATTCTTCTCAGAAGATTGCTTGTTATTACCAGATAGATAAACAATTTCTGCAATATTGGTATTCGTTGGTAGATCTATGGCATATGATAGATCAGAAGAAGATCTATCAACACTTGCTAATGTGTTGTAACCACTTGTCCTTTTGTTCAAATCAGAGACCAAATTAGAATGAGGAGCCAAAGACAACTTTGtagatttttttctcaGTGGTGCACTGCTCTCTTTAGCCACAGTTTCGTTGATATCATCtagtttattttcttgtagCATGTCAACCAGATTTTTGAAGGTCATAGATGTGTTCAATAAAGTTGAAGGAATTGATAACAAAGGAGACTCATGAATCGTACTGGATTGCGCAAGAACGCTGGTTTCATTATACACATTTTGATCATTCGATCTATCCGCGTCTCTGTGAGCATTTAgcctttctttttcaaattcagaaTGTGCAGTTTTATTCATAAAGTTGTATTGCTTTGACTTGGACTCAAACTGAGTATTTTCTTCAGCATTTTTGGAAGATTTATTGTTTAAGAGACTATGGAACAACGACTCTTTTGGAGGTTGAGAAACATTCCTCCTTGGATCTAACGAAAATGTTTTTGATGTAAAGTTACCTTCTGGAGCGGTAACATTTCTGATatttttgtagttgttaTTGGAAGTAGGATGCAATTTTGAGTTTTCAATTCCTTTACCATTATTAATCTGGTTGCTTATATCTTTGAGAACATTATTAGATGGTCCCGTACCAGAAACTTGCTTAACCTTAATGCTATCATCAACtttatcttcatcaataataaaattaaaggTGGGTTGTACACGTACTGGCTTTTTACTAATACCAAGTCCTTCTGGCATGGGTTCTATACTAAAAATAGATGTATCTGGTCCATTCACTGAGAAATCTGATGGCTGGCGTTTAAATTCTGGTTGATGATTATTGACGTTAATCTCAAAATCATGCATTTCTTTGCGAATTATAGTATCTTCATTATGTACATCATTTGTTTGAGTTGTATTCTTTGAAGGCGTGATatcctcttcctcttcctcaAGAATATTATCTAATGCACTAGTGTTCAAGATTTTATCACATAACATTTCAAATTCGTTATTAGAATCGAGCTTAGGTAGAGGTGGAAGTTCCGCGGAGTTAGAAGGCCCTCCAATCAAATAGTCATTAAGGTTTAAGGAACGCTTTGAGATTGAAGTCTGCGAATAAAGTGATCTTTTAGACTCAGAATTTTGAAGAGTTCTCTTCTGtaaattcttcaaagatTTTTTTGAAGCAGAATTATGCAATGATCTGGAAGAAACTAATGAAGTTAAAGTAATATTACTTGGCGATAATGGTATATTTCCTCTTGGCCTAGTATTTAGCTCCGAAATAGATGAACTGGTAATAGATGTATTCGAAGAAGAATTAAATAACGAGGTTCTTGATCTAGCGTTTTCTAACTTTGGCCTTTTCAGATACGAAGACAGGTTTGATTTACTTCTTCTGAAAGCCTTCGAAGATGAGGCCGCGAATGTAGGAATTACAGGCGGTAATGGTGGCAGATCCGAAATTGGCACAGTCTCTTTACTCTTCAAAGAATGCTGACTAAACTGTGACTTTTGTTCCAGCATTGGAGCTGATGTATGCAATTCATTTACCATTTCAGAGGAATTTCCATCTTGTGTGAAGTCAGAAGTATCATTGTTGTTGTCAATACCTGGCTCGTTGCTACTATCTTTAGATTCAGTTTTTGTTGATTCATTCTCAAGCACAACatcttctattttcttttgaagttttgTAGCTGATATTGGTTTTGAGTGTTTTAACTTATACTGAAACAAGAGTGAATAGAACAACTTTTCCTCTGTTGCTCCTTCAACTAGAAGCCTTTCTACTAGACGTTGTCTTGGAGTACCATGCCATAGAATCTGCAGACTTTTCAAGATCGACTGATCAATATCCTCCTCTGAGTTCAAACACACTGTGGCGGGGGTATTATATTCAAGGACATGCAAATCTGAATTTGATTTACCTCGTCCCAAAAGATTGAGCTTTCGAATATGAGCAGGTGGATTCctgtattttttaattaatggATGATttaaaatttcattaatcGTTAGTCGTTTTTCAGGGTTAGTCACTAATATTCTTGTTATTAAATCCTTGGCATCATTAGTTAAATATGGAGGTAGTTGAAATCTCCCGGCTTGAACCTTAAGTAGTaactttttaatattatcatcGTTGAAGGGTAAATGTCCAGTCAATAATGCGAACAAAATGATACCACAAGACCATACGTCGCTTGGACCACCATGATATGGTTTACCCATCACAATTTCAGGCGATGCATAGTGTGGTGATCCACAGGAGGTCTCTAGTAATTTATTGGGTAGTTCCAACGCAGCCATACCAAAGTCTGCTATCTTGATtactttgttcttcttaTCTAATAAAAGATTTTCTGGTTTTAGATCTCTGTGAcagatattgaaagaatGGCAATATGAGACACCTTGTATGATTTGTGTAAAATAATGTACTGCTTCAGGTTCCGAGAGCTTTCCTTTAGAAACTAAGTAATCGAATAACTCACCACCATCCACGTACTCCAACACCAAATATAATTCTGATTTGTTTTCCCATACTTCGAGAAGGCCCATGACATTTGGGTGTGATATTAGCTTCATTATAACTATTTCACGCTCAATACCATATGGGTTCAGAGCTGAGTCCGTGCCATTCTTTATAGGATCTTCCCTGTTAGATGAATCTTTGGAATCTGTCCCACTCGACACGCCACCAGCggttttcattttctgaTCCCTCATACGCCTGTTATACGTTCTCTTTGGCACGATTTTTATCGCGGCTAAGGTACCATTCTCGATGTTCTTAGCTAGTCGAACTCTCCCGGAGGAGCCCTTACCGAGGGTCTTCCCAAGTTTCCATGGACCCACGGTGTCTCTTGATTTCCTTTTGGAAGATTTTGTATTATTGCTATTTATAGATTCTGCCTCCGAGAGCCTCTTTGTAGCATCATTAACCGACTTGATGACACGGTCCAAATGGTTAGAATTGGTCTTTGGGGATGGCTTTTTCACGTAGTTGACATTATTGTGCGGGCTGACTATATTTACCGTCTTATTCATAGCGTTCCAAGCAGCTTTCTTAGCTGCAGAAGAGGCCCTTAGTCTCTGCTGTTGATGGGGTATTAGAACTGACATTATTTGATGCAATAGGAGGGGGAAAAATAGCTCTATAATTGACTCAATAatagaataaaaatggACAAATAAGTGTAGCCGTTACTGTAGTTGagtaaaatataattaatGAATGAATAATAGTTGGTAAttggaataaaaaaaaatttaacaCAGACACACAAATTAATACACTTTTAAGCttaaatttcaaaatgcGTTTATGTCTTCTGATCGAGTAGTTTAGATAGATGCCactatgaaaaaaaaaaatccgTTGGATCTCTTAATGGGAAGtttgatattgttaaaTGTAATgatcaagaaatatatatactattaTACAAAGCctgaataatttttttcttttggcaAGCATATTGCAGAGATTATTCGACCAAGAAGGAAACGAGTAACATGTTGGTGATTCATATTAATCtaatgattttattttagaGAGGAGATGCCAGATAATCCAGTAAGACCATAAGAGACGTGGAGATTAATATGCATTTGGTGTAATCGCATATTATTAAAACTACAAGGATGCGAAATGTTcaagtttatttttgttctttttaCAGCTAGTAATTAAAATCACACCCAAATTAATCCCTGATGTGTGTACGTGTGACgcgaaaaaaaataaagaaggGAAAGCGAAAGACGCGAAAAGGACACAATTTACACTAGCGAACTCTAATCAATTTCTTCGAACAAGTATGGAAAGACATGAAGGATAAGGTCAAGAAATATACTGCAACTCTATAGAACAGGACTGTAGACGGGAAGACAATAAAAGGAGGTCGGGCTGCTATGCATCGATTGATCTACGCCATTCTACTTATTCGTTTTTTTCCATATGTAAGTGGTGGAAAGCTGGGAGTCACATACTAGTTAGAAAGACCAGAAAAGACTGCGCACCACTTAGCTATATAATTGTAAAACACCAAATATGcacaaaatcaaaaaaaaaaattatatatatcatttaaGTGTGTATTACTTATGCTTGAGATTAACCAACACACATAACACCACTCTTGACACATAATAGCCAGATACTCACtagtagaagaagaaaaggaatGCAAGAGTTCCCTTACCCTGCCCATATATTAGACCCGATTCAGTCGCACAGAGATTCTGCGGCCTCTGTACTGCGTGTTACAGACACACATGTACTACGAAATGAATGGGCCCACAACGGTCGTCACACTATTGCAAACGTACAGTAGCATGCAGTGATATTCGTGAACTATTTCATGTCACGTTTCTTCCAGCATGTGGTAAGATATGACCTTCCCACCAGGATAACAAACACCAAATAGGTATATTCTGTCcttaatatattattccCTTTCAGTGTAACTACGACTGCTTCACAGCATATGCTTCTTGATCGAGGTCGAGGTAAACCGTTCTCTACAAACTCCTCTCAAGCCTTCATTACATTGCCTGTCCTACTGGACAATGGGACCCTAGTGAGTCTTCCTGGAAAGGAATCGTTATATTGTAGCACAATAGCCTGTCCTAGTTCAAAGAAGACATGTTATTTGAAGCTGAGGACCCTATTGTGTCCAGAACATTTAAATTGCACTTCACAGATATATTCAATTGGAAATTTGAAATGTAATTATCTCTTGTgtgtaaaaaaaatgagtTCACTGTTGCTGTATTGATTAGTAATCGGTGATTTCCTCTAGCGAATTGATCATCCACCCCTTATGAATCCTTATTTGGGTAAACTGATTAGCCAGTTTTTTTGGGCACCCTTCTACTTCGTATGTCTTTAACTCTATGATGTGATATTCACACTGGTTAACAACATTGAAGGGGTGTCTGCTGCCATTGGATCGAATCCACTGTGGTCTGGAAGTTTACTGAACAACTCAATTGGCATTGTTCCTCGAAGTGGCTCATATCCATGATCTGTCAAATGCTTCAGACACCCCCCCCTCCTCCCCATGCATACCATGGTGGAGTTCGCAAATGTATACTGCCAGCTCAATGAATGAATGGCATTGTGTTCCACATAAGAATTTTGGTATATAAGtatcatatataaatgCACTAAACTTGTCTTTCGATCCCGTAGCTCTTAAAACTTTACATACAAATTTAGCTAACGGTAACCATGGAAGCTAAGATGGAAGAACAACGCCAGATCATTGAACAATTGAAGCAGACTTTGAACGCATTGACTGTTTCCCAAAACACTACTTCGAACAAGACTCCAGCAGATGAACCTTTCTATCACATCAACGAGCACACCTACGAGGATTGTGCCCAGGAGTTCATCGACTTCACTTATGAGAACCCAACCACATACCACGTCATTGAGTTCTTCTCTAAGTTGCTAGAAGGTAAGGGATTCAAGTATTTGCCTGAGAAGAAGACCTGGAACGACGAATTGGAGCCAGGTAAGCCAGGTAGATACTACACCATCAGAAATGGTACTAACATGACCGCTTGGGTCATCGGTAAGAAGTGGAAGCCTGAGTCTGGTGTCGGTGTTGTCGCCAGTCATGTTGACTCATTGACCGCCAAATTGAAGCC includes:
- the HSL1 gene encoding protein kinase HSL1 (CAGL0K08514g~Ortholog(s) have protein serine/threonine kinase activity) is translated as MSVLIPHQQQRLRASSAAKKAAWNAMNKTVNIVSPHNNVNYVKKPSPKTNSNHLDRVIKSVNDATKRLSEAESINSNNTKSSKRKSRDTVGPWKLGKTLGKGSSGRVRLAKNIENGTLAAIKIVPKRTYNRRMRDQKMKTAGGVSSGTDSKDSSNREDPIKNGTDSALNPYGIEREIVIMKLISHPNVMGLLEVWENKSELYLVLEYVDGGELFDYLVSKGKLSEPEAVHYFTQIIQGVSYCHSFNICHRDLKPENLLLDKKNKVIKIADFGMAALELPNKLLETSCGSPHYASPEIVMGKPYHGGPSDVWSCGIILFALLTGHLPFNDDNIKKLLLKVQAGRFQLPPYLTNDAKDLITRILVTNPEKRLTINEILNHPLIKKYRNPPAHIRKLNLLGRGKSNSDLHVLEYNTPATVCLNSEEDIDQSILKSLQILWHGTPRQRLVERLLVEGATEEKLFYSLLFQYKLKHSKPISATKLQKKIEDVVLENESTKTESKDSSNEPGIDNNNDTSDFTQDGNSSEMVNELHTSAPMLEQKSQFSQHSLKSKETVPISDLPPLPPVIPTFAASSSKAFRRSKSNLSSYLKRPKLENARSRTSLFNSSSNTSITSSSISELNTRPRGNIPLSPSNITLTSLVSSRSLHNSASKKSLKNLQKRTLQNSESKRSLYSQTSISKRSLNLNDYLIGGPSNSAELPPLPKLDSNNEFEMLCDKILNTSALDNILEEEEEDITPSKNTTQTNDVHNEDTIIRKEMHDFEINVNNHQPEFKRQPSDFSVNGPDTSIFSIEPMPEGLGISKKPVRVQPTFNFIIDEDKVDDSIKVKQVSGTGPSNNVLKDISNQINNGKGIENSKLHPTSNNNYKNIRNVTAPEGNFTSKTFSLDPRRNVSQPPKESLFHSLLNNKSSKNAEENTQFESKSKQYNFMNKTAHSEFEKERLNAHRDADRSNDQNVYNETSVLAQSSTIHESPLLSIPSTLLNTSMTFKNLVDMLQENKLDDINETVAKESSAPLRKKSTKLSLAPHSNLVSDLNKRTSGYNTLASVDRSSSDLSYAIDLPTNTNIAEIVYLSGNNKQSSEKNIFMLSNDNNETELFHTDENKTSIKSAVNIFEDPPSDSTSLQTSSSESDSIPKVQRKAVSIETLNASNIITPAADVRVSLYGNNVSNSNTMPRETTEELISRFKLTPEKPQHQVQKRFSSLTQTGRNTDSIALSQSMISMFKDAEENGNNKSVKVLDQVEEENASKLTPTSPKNRVTMLFDDYEAQQNITSDQSNKSSKVIEIPNDSPIKVKVQKASTIFEKEIISAAEADENDHLRIPYESKSKKEIAQVHQQEQKEQQVRKPTESQEKAVQKTTKPSWFSKLIHGFKTTGGSGHTKLIREHSTKMTFEEVHMITVKEFGNNGIDYQLRTLDKKGDREKVEYDCKFVKGNFEFKIKIFNSGFPHQNTIITVKKKGKINSKETTDLFQRFNANIENLIKSAERNIESNPK